Proteins from a single region of Aureibacter tunicatorum:
- a CDS encoding glycoside hydrolase family 108 protein yields the protein MFQTILSKTLAHEGGYANVKGDRGGETYKGIARKFHPNWIGWEIVDQNKPLNWNEFIDCDMLEKHIEDLYFEKFWKRIQLDKVEDPQLAAMIFDIYMNSGSSGAKLVQRACNLFGQNLAVDGAIGSKTISAINAIDGCDLFEDLKELRINYYYRIAEKGENKKFLNGWLKRAKSFNYEYKL from the coding sequence ATGTTTCAAACAATCCTAAGTAAAACTTTAGCCCATGAAGGCGGCTACGCCAATGTGAAAGGAGATCGAGGCGGCGAGACTTACAAAGGCATCGCAAGAAAATTTCATCCCAATTGGATAGGATGGGAAATTGTGGATCAAAACAAACCGCTCAATTGGAATGAGTTCATCGATTGCGATATGCTCGAAAAGCACATTGAAGACCTTTACTTCGAGAAGTTTTGGAAACGCATTCAGCTTGACAAGGTGGAAGACCCCCAGCTGGCGGCTATGATCTTCGACATTTACATGAACTCCGGATCAAGCGGAGCTAAGCTTGTGCAAAGAGCCTGCAATCTATTTGGTCAAAATCTAGCGGTGGACGGAGCTATCGGAAGCAAAACGATAAGCGCTATAAACGCCATCGATGGATGCGATCTTTTTGAGGATTTGAAAGAACTGAGAATAAATTATTACTACCGCATCGCTGAGAAAGGCGAGAATAAAAAGTTTCTGAATGGCTGGCTCAAGCGTGCCAAGTCATTCAATTACGAATACAAGCTATAA